The segment CTGATTAACTGGCTGGAACTTTTTATAGAAAAAAAACAAGAATTAAAATTTTCAGATATTGCCCAGCTGCCTCTTGAAATGGCGGTAGTAGAAATTGTCGGAGGATTTTCCGCGGTAAAAGAAACCGCTGTATTCATTGCGCCGTCGTCAAAACCTTCAGCTCCGGTTTCAGAAATACATCCAAAAATTAAACCTTTGCCCGGAAAAGAAAGCGTAAAAAAAAATAATGAAATTTTGGCAGAAACGAATTCAGGTGAAACGACTTTAACTTTAGAACAAGTGAAGGAAAAGTGGTTTGATCTTTTGCGAGTTGTGGCAGATCGGAGTCCGGCATTAGTTTTTATTTTGCGCATCGGCCAGCCGATTGGAATTGAAAATGGAACATTGCAGATCGGTTTTAAATATCGTTTTCATAAAGAAAGAATTAATGAAAGTAAAAATAATTTGGTTTTGAGAAATTTAATCAAAGAAGTGACGGGTGGCGATGTTAGAGTAGCGGGCGTCGTGGCTGATTTGCCCGAGCCGTCCGGGCCGCCACCACTTGAGGTGGGAAAAGTTTTGGAAGAATTTGGCGGGACGGTGGTGAGTTAAAAATAATTATTCGGGGATCGTCTAATGGCAGGACGCCAGGTTCTGGCCCTGGTAATCTTGGTTCGAATCCAAGTCCCCGAGCCAAGGAAAAGTACAGATGCAAAATCTGTACTTTTCCTTGTTTGTGAGCGAAGGTTCAACTAAGCCCCCGAACCGGTCGCTTTGTCCTTTCGGCACCGAGGAGCCTTCGAATCCAAGTCCCCGAGAAGCGAAGCTTATTTTTATATAAAAAAATCCCGCCGGTTATGTCCCGTCGGGAGTTTGAATTTTTCTCCTTGTTATTTCTTAGCCAGCTTCTCCACGGCTTCGCGAAGTACGGCCAAGAAGAGCACGCGCTGACGTAGCAGACGGCCTCGGGTTTCGTTGCAAACCACGACGTACTCCTGGCCGTTGTGAGTGAACGTTGAAGTTACGGGCAGGTTTGATTCACGGAAAATTACGAGGACGCCATCTTTCCCGGCGCAAGCTCCGGAAATTGGCTTTGGTGGTTCTGGTGAAACGCCATCAGAAAGACCCTTGAAGTAGATGGCAAATCCCGCGGTACCGTACCATTGGATTTGGCCGAAGCGCAATTCCCCAGTGCAGAGGATTTCATGCCCGCCGAACAGTTCCACAAAGCGCTTGAGTTTTTCGCCTAATTCGTAGTGTTTGTTCAAAACAGAAAGAACAGGAGCTAGTAATTCCTCCACCCGCTTCCTCCTTTTTCTCCCCAGTTGGGACTATAGTTATGTTATCGGCGGATATAATTTTTGTCAATTTTGTTATTTTTTAAGCACTTCCTTCTTTATCGTTTTTATGATAAGTTTAAGGAATAAAAACGCTTGAAAATTAATTTAAAACTATGTCTCAATATTATAACGCTCGCCGAACGAGAAATGTTTTTGATCCAAAGTCGCGGGAACCGTTTAGACTAAGCCGTTCAAGATTGGAATTATTTACCGAATGCCCCAGATGTTTTTATCTTGATCGTCGGATGGGGATTGATCGCCCGCCGGGATTTCCTTTTACTTTAAATTCCGCGGTTGATGCGCTGCTCAAAAAAGAATTTGATATTCATCGAGCAAAACACGAAGCGCACCCATTGATGAAAAAATATAAAATTTCCGCGATCCCTTTCGCGCATGAAAAAATGGACGCCTGGCGCGATTCGCTTCGGGGCGGAGTTACATATCTCCACGAGCCAACAAATTTTTTAGTAACGGGCGGAGTTGATGATATCTGGGTGAATGGAGATGAGGAATTAATAGTGGTGGATTATAAAGCAACAAGCACGACGAAAGAAATTACTTTAGATGAAGAATATCGTGCGGGTTACAAACGGCAGATGGAAATTTACCAGTGGCTTTTGAGGCGAAATGGATTTAAAGTTTCAGACACGGGTTATTTTGTTTACGTAAATGGAAAAACCGATCGAGCGGCTTTTGATGGAAAATTGGAATTTGATGTGGATATTTTGGCATACAAGGGGAACGACGATTGGGTTGAAGGAAAATTAATTGAGGCGCATAAATGTTTGAAATCAGAAGAAATTCCCGAGGCGGCGGTCGATTGCGACTATTGCAATTATCGGCGGGAGGCGCAGAGCGTGGAAAAATAAAATTTTTAATTTTTTAATTTATGAATTCTGAAAGAAAATTTGCGCAGGTAAGAGACGACGAAAAGCGCATGGCCGAAAGAAGGCAGGCGGAACGCGAGAGGGTTTTTAAATCTTACGTTAAAAATTTAGGTTTAAAGGAAGAAGATTTTGCCGTTGGTAAAATTATTTTAGATGTAGGCGCCGGAAGATTTGCGAATTTTGCCGATAAAACAAGGCAGATGAATTTGGGTTGTCAGGTAGTATCTTTGGATAGGGGGGAATTCGCAGACACGAGCTTTGACGGTATTGATCAAAAACAAAATTTAAAAATTGGTGGAACGGATTTTGAGAATTTAAATTTAAAGGAAAAACTCGGCTTGAAGCAGGAACCTCAATTTGATTTGATTGTATCGCACAGCAGCGCGCCATACACGATTGCGAATGAAGAAGACCAAGTTTTTATTGATGAGCGAGGTGTCGCACGAGAAAATCTTGAACTTTTGCGGCAAAAAGTCGGGGCAACCGTTGAATCAGCTTTGAGGCATCTTAAGCCCGGCGGCCGAGCAGTATTTTATCCAGTTTTTAAAAGTGAAGTAGTCGATTTCGGAAATAAAAATGGAGGAAGAAGAGATTTTCGCGCTTGGCGGAAAGCTTTAGAGACGGCACTTAAAGAGTTAATTCAAGCCGCGGATAACGATTATATTTTTTATTTTGAAGATATAAAAACAGAAAATAAACATATTTATCAGAGGCTTA is part of the Patescibacteria group bacterium genome and harbors:
- a CDS encoding PD-(D/E)XK nuclease family protein; this encodes MSQYYNARRTRNVFDPKSREPFRLSRSRLELFTECPRCFYLDRRMGIDRPPGFPFTLNSAVDALLKKEFDIHRAKHEAHPLMKKYKISAIPFAHEKMDAWRDSLRGGVTYLHEPTNFLVTGGVDDIWVNGDEELIVVDYKATSTTKEITLDEEYRAGYKRQMEIYQWLLRRNGFKVSDTGYFVYVNGKTDRAAFDGKLEFDVDILAYKGNDDWVEGKLIEAHKCLKSEEIPEAAVDCDYCNYRREAQSVEK